The proteins below are encoded in one region of Bremerella sp. P1:
- the glnA gene encoding type I glutamate--ammonia ligase yields MERGRDEGPNLGYKLRHKEGYFPVPPADSLMDLRNEMMQTMIECGLNVEAQHHEVSTAGQCEIDMRFNEMVKMADDLLIYKYVIKNVAKRNNRTATFMPKPVFSDNGSGMHTHFSFWKDNEPLFAGSGYAGLSETALHAIGGLLKHAPAVLAFTNPTTNSYKRLVPGYEAPVNLAYSQRNRSASCRIPMYSPSPKAKRVEFRCPDPTCNPYLAFAAITMAAIDGIQNKIDPGQPLDKDIYDLPPEEAAAVPKTPGSLDAALDALADDHEFLLRGDVFTKT; encoded by the coding sequence GTGGAACGCGGTCGCGACGAGGGACCGAACCTCGGTTACAAGCTGCGTCACAAGGAAGGCTACTTCCCGGTGCCGCCTGCTGATTCGCTCATGGATCTGCGTAACGAAATGATGCAGACGATGATCGAGTGCGGCTTGAATGTCGAAGCCCAGCACCATGAAGTGTCGACCGCCGGTCAGTGCGAAATTGACATGCGGTTCAATGAAATGGTGAAGATGGCCGACGATCTGTTGATCTACAAGTACGTGATCAAGAACGTCGCAAAGCGCAACAACCGAACCGCGACGTTCATGCCCAAGCCGGTCTTCAGCGACAACGGCAGCGGCATGCACACGCACTTCTCGTTCTGGAAAGACAACGAACCACTCTTCGCAGGTAGCGGCTACGCTGGCCTCAGCGAAACGGCCTTGCATGCCATTGGTGGCCTGCTGAAGCATGCTCCGGCGGTGCTGGCATTCACCAACCCGACAACCAACAGCTACAAGCGATTGGTCCCTGGTTATGAAGCTCCGGTGAACCTGGCGTACTCGCAGCGGAACCGCTCAGCATCGTGCCGCATTCCGATGTATAGCCCGAGCCCGAAGGCCAAGCGGGTTGAATTCCGCTGCCCCGATCCGACCTGTAACCCTTACCTGGCGTTCGCCGCGATCACCATGGCGGCGATCGACGGGATCCAAAACAAGATCGATCCGGGGCAACCGCTCGATAAGGACATCTACGACCTGCCGCCGGAAGAAGCAGCCGCCGTGCCGAAGACGCCAGGCTCGCTTGATGCAGCGCTAGACGCCTTGGCAGACGATCACGAATTCCTGCTTCGTGGTGACGTCTTCACAAAGACGTGA
- a CDS encoding glutamine synthetase beta-grasp domain-containing protein, producing MNESDMLVVPQPDTAFVDPFTQLPTLVLICNIQDPITREDYSRDPRNVCRKAANYLKSTGIADTCFIGPEAEFFVFDDVRFDQRPQHGFYYIDSVEGEWNAVATRDRTSVTSCVTRKATSRCRLLIRSWICVTK from the coding sequence ATCAACGAGAGCGATATGCTCGTTGTGCCGCAGCCCGATACGGCTTTTGTCGATCCGTTTACGCAATTGCCCACGCTGGTGTTGATTTGCAACATCCAAGATCCGATCACGCGTGAAGACTATTCCCGCGATCCACGCAATGTGTGCCGCAAAGCGGCCAACTACTTGAAGAGCACTGGCATCGCCGATACCTGCTTCATCGGCCCGGAAGCCGAGTTCTTCGTCTTCGATGACGTCCGCTTCGATCAACGACCTCAACACGGTTTCTATTACATCGATAGCGTGGAAGGGGAGTGGAACGCGGTCGCGACGAGGGACCGAACCTCGGTTACAAGCTGCGTCACAAGGAAGGCTACTTCCCGGTGCCGCCTGCTGATTCGCTCATGGATCTGCGTAACGAAATGA
- the mtnA gene encoding S-methyl-5-thioribose-1-phosphate isomerase: MTTSTPETTAPDPIRFVGETDGHLVLIDQTKLPVDLVHIECRDVETVWEAIKMLRVRGAPAIGIAAGYGVIVGLQTAVDQAAEQFEARFHEVVEYLAGSRPTAVNLFWALDRLKATYAAEKEAGKSPAEIHAALLAEARFIHEDDRQVCRAIGRHGAELIQSGNGILTHCNAGGLATADYGTALAVMFTCHDQGKDIHVYVDETRPLLQGSRLTAWELVQRDIPATLICDNMAAQVMKEGRVDAVITGADRIAANGDSANKIGTYGVALLAKAHGIPFYIAAPISTFDLTLPTGEGIPIEQRDAVEIINGMGKQTAPENVQVYNPAFDVTPAELIAGIITEKGVISPVTPENIAQTIAG, encoded by the coding sequence ATGACCACTTCCACGCCCGAAACGACCGCCCCTGATCCGATTCGTTTTGTCGGCGAAACGGACGGCCATCTCGTTCTGATCGATCAAACCAAGTTGCCGGTCGACCTGGTTCACATTGAATGTCGCGATGTCGAAACCGTCTGGGAAGCCATCAAGATGCTGCGTGTCCGTGGGGCACCGGCAATTGGCATTGCTGCCGGGTACGGGGTAATCGTTGGCCTGCAAACGGCCGTGGATCAAGCGGCGGAACAGTTCGAGGCCCGCTTCCACGAAGTGGTCGAGTACCTCGCAGGCAGCCGCCCTACGGCGGTCAACTTGTTCTGGGCACTCGATCGTCTGAAAGCCACTTACGCTGCCGAGAAGGAAGCAGGCAAGTCGCCTGCTGAGATCCACGCGGCACTGTTGGCCGAAGCTCGCTTCATCCACGAAGACGATCGTCAGGTCTGCCGAGCCATCGGCCGTCATGGTGCCGAGCTGATCCAGTCCGGCAACGGAATCCTCACCCACTGTAACGCTGGCGGCCTGGCCACTGCCGACTACGGCACGGCCCTGGCAGTTATGTTTACCTGCCACGACCAAGGCAAGGACATCCATGTCTACGTCGACGAGACGCGCCCGCTACTGCAAGGCTCGCGTCTGACGGCTTGGGAATTAGTGCAGCGAGACATTCCGGCGACGCTGATCTGCGACAACATGGCCGCCCAGGTCATGAAAGAAGGCCGCGTGGATGCGGTGATCACCGGTGCCGATCGCATCGCCGCCAATGGTGATTCGGCCAACAAGATCGGAACGTACGGCGTGGCCCTGCTGGCCAAGGCGCACGGCATTCCGTTCTACATCGCCGCACCAATCAGCACGTTCGACCTCACCCTGCCCACCGGCGAAGGCATTCCCATCGAACAGCGCGACGCCGTCGAGATCATCAACGGCATGGGCAAGCAGACCGCTCCAGAAAACGTACAGGTCTACAACCCTGCCTTCGACGTGACCCCAGCCGAACTGATCGCCGGGATCATCACCGAGAAAGGGGTCATCTCGCCCGTCACGCCAGAGAACATCGCCCAAACCATCGCAGGTTAG
- a CDS encoding uracil-DNA glycosylase, whose translation MDEPEIRRVLLQQAQAWRSSGVQFLAKQAGIELPHTPDAPPPIEPEMPAPQGVSEMPKPKKTETISAAKTAIKPAAMPTLPSSSDEPWPAPYAKLSKAKRQEELDQLQATVAGCTLCAELAKTRTQTVFGVGSPKARIAFFGEAPGADEDRQGEPFVGRAGKLLTQIIEACTFQREDVYILNTLKCRPPGNRNPTTEENENCRPYFERQLEIIQPEYIVCLGRFAITNLLQSTAPIGKLRGQFHPYRGSKVVVTYHPAYLLRNPSAKKDVWEDMKMMLKDMGVAIPKPAK comes from the coding sequence ATGGACGAGCCTGAAATTCGCCGAGTTCTTCTTCAACAGGCTCAAGCCTGGCGCTCGTCCGGTGTGCAGTTCCTGGCCAAGCAGGCCGGTATTGAGCTTCCCCATACGCCTGACGCACCACCCCCAATTGAACCGGAAATGCCCGCACCGCAAGGAGTCAGCGAGATGCCCAAGCCGAAGAAGACGGAGACCATTTCCGCAGCCAAGACCGCCATTAAACCGGCCGCCATGCCCACGCTGCCCAGTTCGTCGGACGAGCCGTGGCCAGCCCCATACGCCAAGCTCTCGAAGGCAAAACGGCAGGAAGAACTCGATCAACTCCAAGCGACTGTGGCTGGATGTACTCTTTGCGCAGAACTGGCGAAAACGAGAACGCAGACCGTCTTTGGCGTGGGGAGCCCTAAGGCGCGGATTGCATTTTTCGGCGAAGCCCCAGGGGCGGACGAGGACCGGCAAGGAGAGCCGTTTGTGGGGCGAGCAGGCAAACTGCTGACGCAGATCATCGAGGCTTGTACGTTCCAGCGAGAGGACGTGTACATCCTCAACACGCTCAAGTGCCGCCCTCCAGGCAATCGAAATCCGACCACGGAAGAAAATGAGAACTGTCGACCCTATTTTGAGAGACAGTTAGAAATCATCCAGCCAGAGTACATCGTTTGCCTGGGACGATTCGCGATCACGAATTTGCTTCAGTCGACTGCGCCGATCGGCAAGCTACGTGGCCAGTTCCACCCTTACCGTGGCAGTAAGGTGGTGGTGACGTATCACCCGGCCTACCTGTTGCGGAATCCCTCGGCCAAGAAGGACGTGTGGGAAGACATGAAGATGATGCTCAAGGATATGGGAGTCGCGATTCCCAAGCCTGCCAAGTAG
- a CDS encoding MMPL family transporter, with amino-acid sequence MLFQKLGKFVVRYPIAILCFWMVFAVAAALLPPHWNDVTLDGDLAFLPAGLPSVEAERLYREAFPQRQAKSQLVFAISRKDEPLTEDDLRFADNMASPLQNAQGVILYKAAIADEVPPTKEPEDDLSAPLQYAMDAWEESALLDSKNWHPLWNMAYASKQHGDADAEQQFLEHAMTLRPELKDETLELVPEDPFNWNQFDVLTRHTMVCGDMLTSKNGHAVLVVVESRNEFMATDNIRVLQEATQYVDTWRERAQEAGFMHLEIGVTGNAAIGGEMLMAAKESIANTELYTIVLVIVILLLIYRTPMLLAVPLLSIAVSFIISSWLVASLTQVHLLPGMEWFDFKVFKTSRIFIVVILFGAGTDFCLFLIGRYREELARCRDHELAIAQALAGVGEALTASAMTTVVGLGMMFFADFEKYRNSGPAIGLCLLITLLTCLTLAPAIMRFLGQVLFWPWGDTQSFVEKSRPVSAGWWDLISRLVCARPGLTLTVVVLLLGIVGFPSLYKQASQPAGRWRCRTTCSAISVTTAWPSRRRFRSAITSP; translated from the coding sequence TTGTTGTTCCAAAAGCTTGGGAAGTTCGTTGTCCGCTATCCCATTGCCATCCTTTGCTTTTGGATGGTATTCGCGGTTGCGGCCGCCCTTCTTCCGCCGCATTGGAACGATGTCACGCTGGACGGGGACTTGGCGTTCCTGCCTGCCGGACTTCCCAGCGTCGAAGCCGAACGACTCTACCGCGAAGCGTTTCCTCAGCGTCAGGCCAAAAGCCAGTTGGTGTTCGCCATCAGCCGGAAAGACGAGCCGCTGACCGAGGATGATCTTCGCTTTGCCGACAACATGGCCTCGCCGCTGCAAAACGCCCAAGGCGTAATCCTGTACAAAGCGGCGATCGCGGATGAAGTTCCGCCGACCAAAGAGCCAGAGGACGACCTATCGGCCCCGTTGCAGTATGCGATGGATGCTTGGGAAGAGTCGGCGCTACTCGACTCGAAGAACTGGCATCCGCTGTGGAACATGGCCTACGCGAGCAAGCAGCATGGGGATGCCGATGCCGAGCAGCAGTTTCTCGAGCACGCGATGACGCTACGTCCGGAGCTGAAGGACGAAACGCTGGAGCTGGTCCCGGAAGATCCTTTCAACTGGAATCAGTTCGATGTGCTGACGCGGCACACGATGGTGTGCGGCGACATGCTGACGAGCAAGAACGGACACGCGGTCCTAGTCGTCGTTGAGTCGCGCAACGAATTCATGGCGACCGATAATATTCGCGTCCTGCAAGAGGCGACGCAGTACGTCGATACATGGCGTGAGCGCGCCCAGGAAGCAGGATTTATGCATCTCGAGATCGGCGTGACCGGCAACGCGGCGATCGGTGGCGAAATGCTGATGGCGGCGAAAGAGAGTATCGCCAATACCGAGCTTTACACGATTGTGCTGGTGATCGTCATCCTCCTGCTGATCTACCGCACGCCCATGCTTTTGGCCGTGCCGCTGTTATCGATTGCGGTGTCGTTCATTATTTCTTCGTGGCTGGTCGCTTCGCTCACGCAAGTGCATCTGCTGCCAGGCATGGAGTGGTTCGACTTCAAGGTCTTCAAGACGTCGCGGATCTTTATCGTCGTGATCTTGTTTGGGGCAGGGACCGACTTCTGTCTGTTTCTGATTGGACGTTACCGAGAAGAACTCGCTCGCTGCCGCGATCATGAATTGGCGATTGCCCAGGCACTAGCCGGGGTAGGGGAGGCCCTTACGGCCAGCGCCATGACAACGGTCGTGGGGCTGGGGATGATGTTCTTCGCCGATTTCGAGAAGTACCGAAACAGCGGTCCGGCAATTGGGCTGTGCCTGTTAATCACGCTACTGACCTGTTTGACCTTGGCCCCTGCGATCATGCGATTCCTGGGGCAGGTGTTGTTCTGGCCATGGGGCGATACGCAGAGCTTCGTCGAGAAAAGCCGCCCCGTTTCGGCTGGATGGTGGGATCTCATTTCCCGCTTAGTTTGTGCCCGGCCAGGCCTCACGTTAACCGTTGTGGTGCTGCTTTTGGGAATCGTAGGCTTTCCCAGTCTCTACAAGCAAGCATCACAACCGGCAGGGCGGTGGAGGTGTCGTACGACTTGTTCGGCGATCTCGGTAACGACCGCATGGCCAAGCAGACGGCGCTTCAGATCCGCGATTACTTCCCCTTAG
- the der gene encoding ribosome biogenesis GTPase Der yields MAVPQVVIIGRPNVGKSSIFNWLAGRRLAIVDDVAGVTRDRMVHLQKWNDRFFEIVDTGGIGVNDVDNLTDEIERQIQIAIDSADIILFVVDVRSGMLPLDQQVAQRLRKIDKPVVLVANKADSPHMDVEADQFYRLGRGKLVAVSTLQNRNKSDLLDVIADRLPDTEAPQDADDGLPEMKVAIVGRRNVGKSTFVNTLAQADRMIVSEVAGTTRDSVDVRFEMDGKSFVAIDTPGLRRRVSVKTDIDYYSTHRAERSIRHADMTLMFFDASQQISKVDKQLVRYISDEFKPCIFVVNKWDLYNTQMPTERWATYLHETFPMMSHVPIAFITGKTGKNVKTLLNHAQMLYKQSLSRINTGELNRILKEIIAHHPPPLHKNRKPKVYYATQVGVQPPTFVLMVNMPKAFSQSYQRYLISSFRDAVPFPEVPIKLYLKKRESSDERDDFGKVGKPVYEEDTSDEFLPEIDEAGDSAIVEQYDDANEEA; encoded by the coding sequence ATGGCGGTACCCCAAGTAGTTATCATCGGACGCCCGAACGTCGGTAAATCCAGCATCTTTAACTGGTTGGCCGGTCGTCGGCTTGCCATTGTCGACGACGTCGCAGGCGTCACCCGTGACCGGATGGTCCATCTGCAGAAGTGGAACGACCGCTTCTTCGAGATCGTCGATACCGGCGGGATTGGCGTCAATGACGTCGATAATCTCACCGACGAAATCGAACGCCAGATCCAAATCGCCATCGACTCGGCCGACATCATCCTGTTTGTGGTTGATGTCCGCAGCGGTATGCTGCCGCTGGATCAACAGGTCGCCCAGCGTCTGCGGAAGATCGACAAACCCGTCGTGCTGGTCGCTAACAAAGCCGACTCGCCGCACATGGATGTCGAAGCCGACCAGTTCTATCGCCTAGGACGGGGCAAACTGGTTGCCGTCAGCACCCTGCAAAATCGCAACAAGAGCGACCTGCTCGACGTCATCGCCGATCGTCTGCCCGACACGGAAGCCCCTCAGGATGCCGACGACGGGCTGCCGGAAATGAAAGTGGCGATCGTGGGCCGCCGTAATGTCGGCAAGAGCACCTTCGTCAACACGCTCGCTCAGGCCGATCGCATGATCGTCAGCGAAGTGGCCGGGACGACACGCGATAGTGTCGACGTTCGCTTCGAGATGGACGGCAAGTCGTTCGTCGCGATCGATACACCAGGTCTCCGCCGCCGTGTGAGCGTAAAGACCGACATCGACTATTACAGCACCCACCGCGCCGAGCGAAGCATCCGCCACGCGGACATGACGCTGATGTTCTTCGATGCGTCGCAGCAGATCAGCAAGGTCGACAAACAACTGGTCCGCTACATCAGCGACGAGTTCAAGCCGTGCATCTTCGTGGTCAACAAGTGGGATTTGTACAACACGCAGATGCCGACTGAGCGTTGGGCGACGTACCTGCACGAGACATTCCCGATGATGTCGCACGTCCCAATTGCGTTTATCACCGGCAAAACGGGCAAGAACGTCAAGACGCTGCTCAACCACGCCCAGATGCTGTACAAGCAGTCTCTCTCGCGAATCAACACCGGCGAGTTGAACCGGATCTTGAAAGAGATCATCGCCCATCATCCGCCACCGCTGCACAAGAATCGCAAGCCGAAGGTTTACTACGCCACGCAAGTTGGGGTTCAGCCCCCGACCTTCGTGCTGATGGTGAACATGCCCAAGGCGTTTTCGCAGAGCTATCAGCGTTACCTGATTTCGTCGTTCCGCGACGCGGTCCCCTTCCCCGAAGTCCCCATCAAGCTTTACTTGAAGAAGCGCGAGTCCTCGGACGAACGGGACGACTTCGGCAAGGTCGGCAAGCCGGTCTACGAAGAAGACACGTCGGATGAATTTCTGCCGGAAATTGACGAGGCAGGCGATAGCGCCATCGTCGAGCAATACGACGATGCCAACGAGGAAGCCTGA
- the ald gene encoding alanine dehydrogenase produces the protein MIVGIPKEVKKDEYRIAILPVGAEELVRAGHTVVIEKDAGIGSGLTNEQYQEAGATLVDTAEEVFSQADMILKVKEPQAEEFPLIRPGQIVFTYFHFAASRDLTQGMIDSGSICLAYETLRDKRGTLPLLTPMSEVAGRMSIQEGAKYLEKPQMGQGILLGGVPGVAPAHITILGGGIVGANAAKIAAGFNADVNILDINMDRLRYLDDVMPPNVNVLFSDRHVIRHQLQLADLVVGSVLIPGAKAPMLVSREDLKLMKPGSVIIDVAVDQGGCIETSKPTSHSDPTYLVDDVLHYCVANMPGAVGRTSTFALCNVTLPWALRVANEGIEKSLANSPELLTALNIHSGKITNQAVAGTFDLPYQPLTA, from the coding sequence ATGATCGTTGGCATTCCCAAAGAAGTCAAAAAAGACGAGTACCGCATTGCCATCTTGCCCGTCGGTGCCGAAGAACTGGTTCGAGCAGGCCATACTGTCGTTATCGAGAAAGACGCCGGAATCGGTTCCGGCTTAACCAACGAGCAGTACCAGGAAGCGGGTGCCACGCTCGTCGATACGGCAGAAGAAGTTTTCTCCCAGGCAGATATGATCCTCAAGGTGAAAGAACCTCAGGCTGAGGAATTTCCCCTGATCCGTCCCGGGCAAATCGTCTTCACCTACTTCCACTTCGCTGCCAGCCGTGACCTGACCCAAGGCATGATCGATTCCGGTTCGATCTGCCTGGCGTACGAAACGCTCCGCGACAAGCGCGGCACGCTTCCGCTGCTAACTCCCATGAGCGAAGTTGCCGGGCGTATGAGCATTCAGGAAGGCGCCAAGTACCTGGAAAAGCCACAGATGGGACAAGGCATCTTGCTCGGTGGCGTGCCAGGCGTGGCCCCAGCACACATTACGATTCTTGGTGGTGGGATCGTCGGAGCGAACGCCGCGAAGATTGCCGCTGGCTTCAACGCCGACGTCAACATCCTCGATATCAACATGGACCGGTTGCGATACCTCGATGACGTGATGCCGCCGAACGTGAACGTGCTGTTCAGCGATCGCCACGTGATCCGCCACCAGCTGCAACTGGCCGACCTGGTGGTCGGCTCGGTGTTGATTCCGGGAGCCAAAGCCCCCATGCTGGTATCTCGTGAAGACCTTAAACTAATGAAGCCTGGGAGCGTGATCATTGATGTCGCCGTCGATCAAGGTGGCTGCATCGAAACATCGAAACCGACTTCCCACAGTGACCCCACCTACCTGGTCGACGACGTGCTGCACTACTGCGTCGCCAACATGCCAGGTGCCGTGGGACGTACCAGTACGTTCGCGCTTTGCAACGTCACGCTGCCTTGGGCACTGCGTGTCGCGAACGAAGGCATCGAGAAGTCGCTGGCCAACTCGCCAGAACTTCTCACAGCCCTGAATATCCATTCCGGCAAAATCACCAACCAGGCGGTTGCCGGAACCTTCGATCTTCCCTATCAACCCCTGACTGCTTAG
- a CDS encoding MMPL family transporter, which produces MSYDLFGDLGNDRMAKQTALQIRDYFPLGESGPLTILAVNPAGQFMETDGQAITNQLAETIFDTNKDVERVFTSEQPLGDRPAGFSISSRGRHIWMLKKHRRTKEFFLAQEPTLSGQITLFRVLTDRNPFSNEAIALMDNIETNLKEKIATLPPPWNETKIYIQGTTPSIRDLMKVTTQDQRRIELGVIVAVFMVLLVILRRPMVCAYMILSVLFSYYVTLGITEMFFRTVYADSYQALDWKVPLFLFVILAAIGQDYNVYLATRVFEEQKRLGLRDGLLRGMTTTGGIITSCGLVMAGTFASMCMGTLLGVIEIGFALTVGVLLDTFVVRTIMLPSFLALMNRFADEETHPQSGQPPEENVPV; this is translated from the coding sequence GTGTCGTACGACTTGTTCGGCGATCTCGGTAACGACCGCATGGCCAAGCAGACGGCGCTTCAGATCCGCGATTACTTCCCCTTAGGGGAAAGTGGGCCGCTGACGATCTTGGCGGTGAACCCGGCTGGCCAGTTCATGGAGACCGACGGTCAGGCCATCACCAACCAACTTGCCGAGACCATCTTCGATACCAACAAAGACGTGGAACGCGTCTTCACCAGCGAGCAGCCACTGGGCGATCGGCCCGCAGGCTTCTCGATTTCCTCGCGCGGACGACATATTTGGATGCTCAAGAAGCATCGTCGTACGAAAGAGTTTTTCCTGGCCCAAGAGCCCACCTTGAGTGGCCAAATCACGTTGTTTCGCGTGCTGACCGATCGCAATCCGTTCTCGAATGAAGCCATCGCGCTGATGGATAACATCGAGACGAACCTCAAGGAAAAGATCGCCACGCTGCCGCCACCCTGGAATGAAACGAAGATCTATATCCAAGGGACAACGCCATCGATCCGCGACCTGATGAAGGTGACCACGCAAGATCAAAGGCGCATCGAACTAGGCGTGATCGTGGCCGTCTTTATGGTGCTGCTGGTAATCCTTCGCAGGCCGATGGTGTGTGCGTATATGATCCTCTCGGTGCTGTTCAGTTATTACGTCACGCTGGGAATCACCGAAATGTTCTTTCGCACTGTCTATGCCGATTCGTATCAGGCACTGGACTGGAAAGTGCCGTTGTTTTTGTTTGTGATCCTGGCGGCGATTGGCCAGGACTATAACGTCTACCTGGCCACACGCGTCTTTGAAGAGCAAAAGAGACTAGGGTTACGCGACGGTTTGCTGCGAGGCATGACGACAACCGGTGGCATCATTACCAGTTGCGGTCTGGTGATGGCCGGTACGTTTGCGTCGATGTGTATGGGAACACTACTTGGGGTGATCGAAATTGGATTTGCCCTGACGGTGGGTGTTTTGCTCGATACGTTTGTCGTCCGCACGATCATGCTCCCGAGCTTTCTCGCCCTGATGAATCGCTTTGCTGATGAAGAAACTCATCCTCAATCTGGGCAGCCGCCGGAAGAAAATGTTCCGGTCTAA
- a CDS encoding protein kinase domain-containing protein codes for MADLTAEEFAQRVIDFNLLEHHQVEQVWSELGTREVSLGEIQNLMLRKELLTNYQVERVVKGLRTGYFYGDYKVLYMIGTGTFARVFRTVHKDTGKVVAAKVLRRRFSEDPKRASQFMTEGELGKGLRHPNICPIYEVHSETSMYQHGTSYFLIIEFIEGQNLRDLLRIRGKFNPKEATQLMIDITSGLAYASERGLTHRDLKTSNVLISARGRAKLVDFGLAAFAEQVNEDGQASNPRTVDYAGLEIATNAPRDDPRSDIYFAGAIYYHMLTGVLPLYETRDRQKRLAASRYLNVEPIAKVAPDLPRSVASVVMKAMETNPDRRYQTTGQMLMDLKMAAKRLELGDDSTAGEIRGKIEAQNEARIAKQFEGYNKTIMIVESNMDMQNVLRDRLKKYGYRVLVISDPQRALSRFAEDASPADIIVFSAIDMGEAALEGFNQFAEDIHTKDKPAVLIVKERQTAIREAAELGENRAIMTMPVKVRELRKLIHELLKDPLDPEEEDAETEAAK; via the coding sequence ATGGCTGATCTCACCGCTGAAGAATTTGCGCAGCGCGTCATCGACTTTAACCTTCTCGAACATCACCAGGTCGAACAGGTCTGGAGCGAACTCGGAACCCGAGAAGTCTCGCTGGGCGAAATCCAAAACTTGATGCTACGCAAAGAGCTTTTGACCAATTATCAGGTCGAACGCGTCGTTAAAGGTCTGCGTACTGGATACTTCTACGGTGACTACAAAGTTCTGTACATGATCGGTACCGGCACCTTCGCGCGGGTGTTCCGCACGGTGCACAAGGACACCGGTAAAGTGGTGGCCGCCAAGGTGCTGCGTCGTCGTTTCAGCGAAGATCCCAAGCGTGCGTCGCAGTTCATGACGGAAGGGGAACTCGGCAAGGGGCTGCGTCACCCGAACATCTGTCCGATCTATGAGGTGCACTCGGAAACTTCGATGTACCAGCATGGAACCAGCTACTTCCTGATCATTGAATTCATCGAAGGGCAAAATCTGCGTGACTTGCTGCGAATTCGGGGCAAATTCAACCCGAAAGAAGCAACGCAGTTGATGATCGATATCACCTCAGGCTTGGCCTACGCTTCCGAACGTGGCCTGACGCACCGCGACTTGAAGACCTCCAACGTGCTGATCTCGGCGCGTGGTCGTGCCAAGCTGGTCGACTTTGGTCTGGCCGCATTTGCCGAACAAGTCAACGAAGATGGACAAGCATCGAACCCGCGTACGGTCGACTACGCCGGTCTCGAAATTGCGACCAATGCGCCACGTGACGATCCACGCAGCGATATCTACTTTGCCGGGGCCATCTACTACCACATGCTCACCGGCGTACTTCCTCTTTACGAGACGCGTGATCGCCAGAAACGTCTGGCTGCCAGCCGCTATTTAAACGTCGAACCAATTGCCAAGGTCGCTCCTGACCTGCCGCGTTCGGTCGCTTCGGTCGTGATGAAGGCGATGGAAACCAACCCGGATCGTCGTTATCAAACCACCGGCCAGATGCTGATGGACCTGAAGATGGCCGCCAAACGGCTGGAACTCGGGGACGATTCTACCGCTGGCGAAATCCGTGGAAAGATCGAAGCACAAAACGAAGCCCGCATCGCCAAGCAGTTTGAGGGCTACAACAAGACGATCATGATCGTCGAGTCGAACATGGACATGCAAAATGTCCTGCGGGATCGCCTGAAGAAGTACGGCTACCGCGTGCTGGTCATTAGTGATCCACAGCGAGCTCTGAGTCGTTTTGCCGAAGATGCGTCACCGGCCGACATCATTGTCTTCAGCGCCATCGACATGGGTGAGGCAGCCCTGGAAGGCTTCAATCAATTCGCCGAAGACATCCACACCAAGGATAAACCTGCGGTGTTGATCGTGAAGGAACGCCAGACTGCCATTCGAGAAGCCGCCGAATTGGGCGAGAACCGAGCCATCATGACGATGCCGGTCAAAGTTCGCGAACTTCGAAAGTTGATTCACGAACTGCTCAAAGATCCGCTCGATCCCGAAGAAGAAGACGCCGAAACGGAAGCTGCCAAGTAG
- a CDS encoding transposase, which yields MSRRLPTTEVQALLAQMERCMIAVDDFGFVMLVDGKPQMVSHCSKDPDARWGRARRGYGKGYKVHAIYGSSSMPLAWDVEPLNVAETPVAVRLLPILGRGGGYLVADRGYDSNQLHDAAMEAGYQLVAEKLRPGKGLGHCRHSPGRIRCFALLEQEFGRALIRFRNQVERRFAWLGNHAGGLEPLPNWARRIHRVREWVQAKLLIHAMYMLLNLHPPPLAGE from the coding sequence ATGAGCCGACGCTTGCCAACCACGGAAGTTCAGGCACTGCTCGCTCAAATGGAACGGTGCATGATCGCGGTGGACGATTTCGGTTTTGTCATGCTCGTTGATGGCAAGCCGCAAATGGTGAGTCATTGCAGCAAGGATCCCGATGCCCGTTGGGGCCGCGCACGACGCGGCTACGGCAAGGGCTACAAGGTCCACGCGATCTACGGCTCGAGCAGCATGCCGCTGGCCTGGGATGTCGAACCGCTCAACGTGGCCGAAACGCCGGTTGCAGTTCGGCTTCTCCCGATCCTAGGGAGAGGCGGAGGCTATCTAGTGGCTGATCGTGGATACGACAGCAACCAGCTCCACGACGCGGCGATGGAAGCCGGTTATCAACTGGTGGCCGAAAAACTGCGACCAGGAAAAGGCTTGGGGCATTGCCGCCACAGCCCAGGACGAATTCGCTGTTTCGCCCTACTAGAGCAGGAGTTCGGTCGCGCCCTAATACGGTTCCGGAACCAGGTCGAACGAAGATTCGCCTGGCTTGGCAATCACGCCGGAGGCCTCGAACCACTACCCAACTGGGCTCGACGAATACACCGCGTCCGCGAGTGGGTTCAAGCCAAACTTCTGATCCATGCCATGTACATGCTCCTCAACCTTCATCCTCCACCGCTAGCTGGTGAATAA